The following proteins are co-located in the Solanum pennellii chromosome 8, SPENNV200 genome:
- the LOC107028013 gene encoding vacuolar-processing enzyme-like: MISRYNIVGIFFLVLVSIVVTIEGRSITQFLTQKSKGTKWAVLVAGSNGWTNYRHQANVCHAYQILKDGGLKDENIIVFMYDDIANNTENPRPGVIINNPHGHDVYKGVPKDYVGDDVNANNFFNVILANKSGVVGGSGKVLKSGPNDHIFIYFTDHGAPGVISMPYNEVIYAHELVNMLKKKHASGTYDRLVFYLEACESGSMFDGILPKGLNIYAMTASKPDEDSYGTYCGESTPVDSCWGQCPPPEFKGVCLGDLFSVSWMEDSDVQDRKTNSVHQQYSRVAKRTASNLTYHNYGSHVQEYGDKVVSFDPLAAYMGETSKNHRHNSVGAKSFSTSSSRNVDQRSTELFYLFTKHQNAPEGSDEKYEAHVKLNEVMSQRIQVDSNVKHLGDLLFGVEKGIEVLHSVRPAGKPLVDNWDCLKSYVKIFETHCGRLTVYGRKHVRGIANICNAGITSEKMAAMSAQACSS; the protein is encoded by the exons ATGATATCTAGGTATAATATTGTTGGTATATTTTTCCTTGTTTTGGTCTCAATAGTTGTTACTATTGAAGGTCGTAGTATCACTCAATTCTTAACCCAAAAATCAAAAGGAACAAAATGGGCTGTCCTAGTTGCTGGCTCCAATGGATGGACTAATTATAGGCATCAG GCTAATGTGTGTCACGCTTACCAAATACTGAAGGATGGTGGTCTTAAGGATGAGAACATCATTGTATTTATGTATGATGATATTGCTAACAATACAGAAAACCCAAGACCTGGTGTCATCATCAATAACCCACATGGCCATGATGTTTACAAAGGCGTCCCTAAG GATTATGTAGGTGATGATGTTAATGCTAACAACTTTTTCAATGTCATCCTTGCCAATAAAAGTGGTGTTGTTGGAGGAAGTGGGAAAGTTTTGAAGAGTGGTCCAAATGACCATATCTTCATCTACTTCACTGATCATGGTGCCCCTGGGGTTATTT CAATGCCATATAATGAAGTGATTTATGCACATGAGCTAGTTAACATGTTGAAAAAGAAGCATGCTTCAGGGACGTATGACAGACTG GTGTTTTACCTAGAAGCCTGTGAGTCTGGAAGCATGTTTGATGGTATTCTCCCCAAAGGACTTAATATCTATGCCATGACTGCATCAAAACCTGATGAAGACAGTTATGGCACATACTGTGGCGAGAGTACTCCTGTTGATTCCTGCTGGGGTCAGTGTCCCCCTCCCGAGTTTAAGGGTGTTTGTTTGGGAGACTTGTTCAGTGTTTCCTGGATGGAAGATAG TGATGTACAAGATCGAAAAACAAACAGCGTGCATCAGCAGTATAGTCGA GTTGCAAAAAGAACTGCTTCCaacttaacatatcataattatGGCTCCCACGTCCAAGAATATGGTGATAAAGTGGTGAGTTTTGATCCTCTCGCCGCATATATGGGTGAAACTTCCAAAAATCACAGGCATAACTCTGTGGGTGCAAAGTCATTCTCGACATCATCATCAAGGAATGTGGATCAGAGAAGTACTGAACTTTTCTATTTGTTCACCAAA CATCAAAATGCTCCTGAAGGCTCCGATGAGAAATATGAAGCTCATGTGAAACTAAATGAAGTTATGTCACAGAGAATTCAAGTTGACAGTAATGTAAAGCATCTAGGGGACCTTCTTTTTGGTGTTGAAAAAGGTATTGAGGTACTACACAGTGTTCGACCTGCTGGAAAACCACTTGTTGACAATTGGGATTGCCTTAAGTCCTAT GTCAAGATATTTGAAACACATTGTGGAAGGTTAACAGTTTATGGAAGGAAACATGTTCGTGGTATCGCCAACATCTGCAATGCTGGGATTACAAGTGAGAAAATGGCTGCTATGTCTGCTCAAGCATGTTCAAGTTAG